In one Phyllostomus discolor isolate MPI-MPIP mPhyDis1 chromosome 8, mPhyDis1.pri.v3, whole genome shotgun sequence genomic region, the following are encoded:
- the SAP30 gene encoding histone deacetylase complex subunit SAP30 isoform X1, with product MNGFTPEEMSRGGDAAAAVAAVVAAAAAAAAASAGNGAGAGAGTEMPGAGAVSAAGPPGAAGPGPGQLCCLREDGERCGRAAGNASFSKRIQKSISQKKVKIELDKSVRHLYICDYHKNLIQSVRNRRKRKGSDDDGGDSPVQDIDTPEVDLYQLQVNTLRRYKRHFKLPTRPGLNKAQLVEIVGCHFRSIPVNEKDTLTYFIYSVKNDKNKSDLKVDSGVH from the exons ATGAACGGCTTCACGCCTGAGGAGATGAGCCGCGGCGGGGATGCCGCAGCTGCCGTGGCCGCCGTGgtcgctgccgccgccgccgccgcagccgctTCGGCGGGGAACGGGGCCGGGGCGGGAGCAGGAACTGAGATGCCCGGCGCCGGGGCAGTCTCGGCGGCTGGACCCCCAGGAGCAGCTGGACCGGGCCCCGGGCAACTGTGCTGTCTGCGGGAGGACGGTGAGCGGTGCGGCCGGGCGGCAGGCAACGCCAGCTTCAGCAAGAGGATCCAGAAGAGCATCTCCCAGAAGAAGGTGAAGATCGAACTGGATAAGAGC GTAAGGCATCTTTACATTTGTGATTATCATAAAAACTTAATTCAGAGTGTTcggaacagaagaaagagaaaagggagtgaTGATGATGGAGGAGATTCACCGGTTCAAGATATTGATACTCCTGAG gttgATTTATACCAATTACAAGTAAATACACTTCGGAGATACAAAAGACACTTCAAACTACCAACCAGACCAGGACTTAATAAAGCACAACTTGTTGAg atagTTGGTTGCCACTTTAGGTCTATTCCAGTGAATGAAAAAGACACCTTAACATATTTCATCTACTCAGTGAAGAATGACAAGAACAAATCAGATCTCAAGGTTGATAGTGGTGTTCACTAG
- the SAP30 gene encoding histone deacetylase complex subunit SAP30 isoform X2, translating to MNGFTPEEMSRGGDAAAAVAAVVAAAAAAAAASAGNGAGAGAGTEMPGAGAVSAAGPPGAAGPGPGQLCCLREDGERCGRAAGNASFSKRIQKSISQKKVKIELDKSVRHLYICDYHKNLIQSVRNRRKRKGSDDDGGDSPVQDIDTPEVDLYQLQVNTLRRYKRHFKLPTRPGLNKAQLVEVNQVQRE from the exons ATGAACGGCTTCACGCCTGAGGAGATGAGCCGCGGCGGGGATGCCGCAGCTGCCGTGGCCGCCGTGgtcgctgccgccgccgccgccgcagccgctTCGGCGGGGAACGGGGCCGGGGCGGGAGCAGGAACTGAGATGCCCGGCGCCGGGGCAGTCTCGGCGGCTGGACCCCCAGGAGCAGCTGGACCGGGCCCCGGGCAACTGTGCTGTCTGCGGGAGGACGGTGAGCGGTGCGGCCGGGCGGCAGGCAACGCCAGCTTCAGCAAGAGGATCCAGAAGAGCATCTCCCAGAAGAAGGTGAAGATCGAACTGGATAAGAGC GTAAGGCATCTTTACATTTGTGATTATCATAAAAACTTAATTCAGAGTGTTcggaacagaagaaagagaaaagggagtgaTGATGATGGAGGAGATTCACCGGTTCAAGATATTGATACTCCTGAG gttgATTTATACCAATTACAAGTAAATACACTTCGGAGATACAAAAGACACTTCAAACTACCAACCAGACCAGGACTTAATAAAGCACAACTTGTTGAg GTGAATCAAGTACAAAGAGAATGA
- the SCRG1 gene encoding scrapie-responsive protein 1 yields the protein MKFIVLVTIGLTLLLGVQTMPANRLSCYRKILKDRNCHSLPEGVADLTKMDANFQDHFWDGKGCEMICYCNFSELLCCPKDVFFGPKISFVIPCNSH from the exons atgaaatttatagtACTTGTCACCATTGGGCTAACCCTCCTGCTTGGAGTCCAAACCATGCCTGCAAATCGTCTCTCTTGCTACAGAAAGATACTAAAAGATCGCAACTGTCACAGCCTTCCAGAAGGAGTAGCTGACCTAACAAAGATGGACGCAAACTTCCAGGATCATTTCTGGGATGGAAAGGGATGTGAGATGATCTGTTACTGCAACTTCAGCGAATTGCTCTGCTGCCCAAA AGATGTCTTCTTTGGACCAAAAATCTCTTTTGTGATTCCTTGCAACAGTCACTGA